GCTAGATGATTTATATATAGAATTTAAAACTAAACCAGGGACAACTATGGAAAAAACCAAGTTGTATGCTGATGACATCTTAAATACGGTTAAAAGAGTAGAACAAAAATTATTAGACTCCTTAAATACAGATGTATTTAATGAAATAGAAATTAAAATAGGTCCAGAGTCTCATAAAGGAACTGTAGATATATTTATGACACCTCCGGAAAGTAGAGGTATAAGAGCTTATGATATAGTAAAAATTATAAGATCAGAGCTTGGTGACATCCCTGATTTAGAAAATTTAATTATTGGAGTAGGAGATCCATTTGGGAGACCACTTGCTTTTGCATTATTAGGTAATAATACAGAAGAACTAGAAGCTGCAACTATTATGTTTACACAACAATTAAAAGAAGTTCAAGGAGTTTCAGCTACATCAAGTAATTATGAATATGGGCCCAATGAAATTAATTTTACTTTAAATCAAAATGCTAAAAGTCTAGGTTTAAGTAATTATGAGATATTATTTCAAGTTCGTCAAGCATTCTTTGGTACACAAGTTCAAGATTTACAAACATTAGACGATGAAATGAAACTGTGGATTAGATTCAATGAAGATGAAAGAAATTCTTTTTCTTCTCTTGAAAACATGAAAATTCAAACAAATAGTGGTGTGTTCCCCTTAAAGGAACTTGTGAACTTTAGTATTGATAATAAGGTTCTTAGTATTAATAGAAAAAATGGCAAAAAAATTGTTGAGATAGAAGGTGAATTGGCAAGTTCAACTTCTTATAGTTCTGATATTATTGCAGAAGTAGAAAATAAATTATTTCCATTAATTCAAGAAAAGTATCCAACAGTAAGTTTAGAATTATCTGGATCTTCTGATGAAGGTACAATTACAGCTAATTCTATGAAAAAAATTATGCCTGTCTTTTCATTATTGATATTATGTATTGTTCTTATTACCTTTAGATCTAAAGCACAAACATTGATTGTATTTTTTTTAATGCCATTTACTCTTGTTGGAGTTTATTTTGGACATTTATTGCATGGAATGCCTATTAGCGTGCTTTCAGGTTTTGGTGTTGTTGCATTAATTGGAGTTCTTGTTAATGATGCTCTTGTCTTTATTACCTCATTTAATTTAAGACTACGTAATGGAGAACAATTTCTAAAAGCATTAGAGGAGACTGCTCTAACTAGATTTAGACCAATTGTTCTAACTACAATAACTACAGTATTTGGTTTATTACCTCTTATTTTTGAAAAAAGTATTCAAGCTCAATTTTTAATTCCAATGGCAATATCACTTAGTTATGGTATTATTATGGCTACATTATTAACCTTGTTATTACTACCAATCATGTTGCTCACAGTCAATAATATTAGATTGTATTTTGGCAAGGCTAATAATAGAGAACAGGTTGAACCTTCAGTTAAAGAATTAAAAAACCAATTATGAAAAAATATATAATAATTATTTTTTGTATTACATCTTTAGCATACGCTCAAAATACTATAACATTGGAGCAGGCGATACAATACGGCCTTACAAATAGTAAGGATCTAGCAATAGCTAAAAATGATGTAGAGATTATTAAAAACACCAATCATGTTGGTGCTGCTGGTTTGCTACCAATGATTAATATTTCATCTGGTTATAATGGCTCTGTTAATGATACTGAACTAGAATTTAACTCATTCCTAGATTTTGGGAGTGATATGGGCTCTGAAATTGAAGCATCTGAAGCTAGATCTTCAAATATAAACTCTTCTATTGGTCTGACATATAAGTTGTTTGGTGGATTTAGTGGAATCTATACTTTAAATAAATTTAAAAATCAAAATAGTATTGCTGATAATAATATAAGATATCAAGTTGAAAATAAAATACTAGAAATTATACAACAGTATTATGATCTTCTTAATCAACAAAACATTCATTCAATCTTTAAAACAAGTTATAATATATCTCTTGATAGATATCAGCAAGCTCTAGAAAAACACAATTATGGTGCAATATCAAAATTAGACTTACTTAATGCAGAAGTTGATTTAAATCAAAATAAAATAAATCTTGAAGAAGCAATGATTAATCTCCATTCTAGTAGACAAGGAATGTCTCTGTTGCTTGGTGTTCCTGACTCAACGATATCCTTAAAACATGAATTTAACTTTAACTACAATCTTAAATTAGATGATTTAACTAAACAAACTAAATCAAATAATACTAGTATAATTATTTCAGAGTTAAATTATAAAGTTTCAGAATATGAATTAAAAATAGCAAAATCATCATTTTCTCCTAATATTGATTTCTTTTCCTCATATTCTTATAGTAATATACAGAGCGAAACAAGTTTCATAAGTAAACAAAATAATTATGGTCTTGTTGCAGGCTTAAATGTTGAAATACCTATATTTTCAGCTAACATGAGAAGAAAAGCCTTTAAAAGCGCTAAAATAAACCTTGAATCAAAAGAATTGTCTCGTAAACAAATTCAAGAAACTATTATTACTGCTCTCGCGACCGCTTATTATAATTATAGTGAATCGTTAAATAATTTAGATCTATTAAAGAAAAATCTTAAAACAATAGAAAAAAAAGCTCAAATAAGTAGAGACCTATATGATTCTGGTCAATTAAGTAATTTAGAGTATAGAGAATCACAAATGCTTTTAGATCAAGCTGAAATTAACTACAGTGCTAAACTATCTGCTACAAAAATTCAAGAATATATTATTTATCAATTATCAGGTCAATTACAAAAAAAATAATCTATGTCATTATTACAATTAGGAAAAACAAATTTTAAACTATCAAAAATAGGTTTGGGATGTTGGCAGTTTAGTAAAAACAAGGGTTTTGCAGGAAGCTTTTGGCCTAGTTTATCAGATGACAATACAACAGAAATAGTAAAACAATCTATTGATGGAGGCATAAACTGGTTTGATACAGCTGAATTATATGGATGGGGTAAGTCTGAAAAAGGATTGTCTCAAGCACTCAATAAATTAAAGATTAATAAAAATACTCACTTTATTGCAACAAAGTGGTGGCCCCTTTTTAGACTATCATCCTCTATAAAAAAGACAATAGATAAACGATTAAAATATCTAGATGATTATCCCATAACTCTTCATCAAGTACATATGCCACTAGGGTTTTCAAGTATTGAAGCAGAAATGAATGCTATGGCAGATCTTGTTGAACAGGAAAAAATAAAGCATATAGGTGTCAGCAATTTTAATCAAAAACAAATGATTAGAGCTCATAGAGCACTCGAAAAAAGAGGACTGCATCTTTCATCTAATCAAATGGAATATAGTATTTTAAATAGAAGAATTGAATCTAATG
The Flavobacteriales bacterium TMED191 genome window above contains:
- a CDS encoding aldo/keto reductase, which produces MSLLQLGKTNFKLSKIGLGCWQFSKNKGFAGSFWPSLSDDNTTEIVKQSIDGGINWFDTAELYGWGKSEKGLSQALNKLKINKNTHFIATKWWPLFRLSSSIKKTIDKRLKYLDDYPITLHQVHMPLGFSSIEAEMNAMADLVEQEKIKHIGVSNFNQKQMIRAHRALEKRGLHLSSNQMEYSILNRRIESNGVLETAKELNISIIAYSPLTQGIATGKFHDNPALLKNLHRWRKVKLNKRNLNIANSLPXVNELKAIAKHHSATPAQIALCWLINYHNNVFAIPGATSIKQAEDNVKALKIDLSKEELDKLHYISTKFI
- a CDS encoding TolC family protein; translation: MKKYIIIIFCITSLAYAQNTITLEQAIQYGLTNSKDLAIAKNDVEIIKNTNHVGAAGLLPMINISSGYNGSVNDTELEFNSFLDFGSDMGSEIEASEARSSNINSSIGLTYKLFGGFSGIYTLNKFKNQNSIADNNIRYQVENKILEIIQQYYDLLNQQNIHSIFKTSYNISLDRYQQALEKHNYGAISKLDLLNAEVDLNQNKINLEEAMINLHSSRQGMSLLLGVPDSTISLKHEFNFNYNLKLDDLTKQTKSNNTSIIISELNYKVSEYELKIAKSSFSPNIDFFSSYSYSNIQSETSFISKQNNYGLVAGLNVEIPIFSANMRRKAFKSAKINLESKELSRKQIQETIITALATAYYNYSESLNNLDLLKKNLKTIEKKAQISRDLYDSGQLSNLEYRESQMLLDQAEINYSAKLSATKIQEYIIYQLSGQLQKK